One Citricoccus sp. K5 DNA window includes the following coding sequences:
- a CDS encoding type 1 glutamine amidotransferase domain-containing protein, whose product MTTQQLQGKSIAFLATRGVEQVELTSPWEAVIAAGGQPRLVSIESGTITAMNGDWEHGDTFTVDHAAGSVSASDFDGLVMPGGTLNADALRVDASVQGFVRGFFDQHKPVAAICHAPWTLINAGVVQGRKLTSYHSLSEDLKNAGATWVDEQVVVDQGLTTSRNPGDLDAFNAKMVEEFAEGKHSGQTT is encoded by the coding sequence AGTCCATTGCCTTCCTCGCCACCCGTGGGGTGGAGCAGGTCGAACTCACCTCGCCGTGGGAGGCCGTCATCGCCGCCGGGGGACAGCCCCGGCTCGTCTCGATCGAATCCGGCACCATCACCGCCATGAACGGCGACTGGGAGCACGGGGACACCTTCACCGTCGACCACGCCGCAGGCTCCGTCTCGGCCTCGGACTTCGACGGCCTGGTCATGCCCGGCGGCACCCTGAACGCGGATGCACTCCGTGTGGACGCCAGTGTCCAGGGCTTCGTCCGCGGCTTCTTCGACCAGCACAAGCCGGTGGCGGCCATCTGCCACGCGCCGTGGACCCTCATCAATGCCGGTGTGGTCCAGGGGCGCAAGCTCACCAGTTACCACTCGCTGTCCGAGGACCTGAAGAACGCCGGCGCCACCTGGGTGGACGAGCAGGTGGTGGTGGACCAGGGCTTAACCACCAGCCGCAACCCGGGTGACCTGGACGCCTTCAACGCCAAGATGGTGGAGGAGTTCGCCGAGGGGAAGCACTCCGGCCAGACCACCTGA
- a CDS encoding exodeoxyribonuclease VII small subunit translates to MSDATENTHPSTPGPEGAAVEGFSAADTSDIATLSYEQARSELVETVTRLETGGAGLEESLALWERGEALADRCEEWLNGARAKLDEVRAKTAD, encoded by the coding sequence ATGAGCGACGCGACCGAGAACACCCACCCCTCCACCCCGGGCCCGGAGGGAGCCGCCGTAGAGGGGTTCTCCGCTGCGGACACCTCGGACATCGCCACCCTCAGCTATGAACAGGCCCGGTCCGAACTCGTCGAGACGGTGACCCGGCTCGAGACCGGCGGGGCCGGCCTGGAGGAGTCCCTGGCCCTCTGGGAGCGCGGCGAAGCCCTCGCGGACCGCTGCGAGGAGTGGTTGAACGGGGCCCGGGCGAAGCTCGACGAGGTCCGGGCCAAGACGGCCGACTGA
- the xseA gene encoding exodeoxyribonuclease VII large subunit, with protein MDDQPSPAPLPATASGTAPDAPWPLRVLSENLKKYFERAPEAWIEGQLIEFKVIRGNAWMTLRDLDEDYSLPVTAWRNVASTLEGAVEQGSRVVACVKPSFYTKTGRLNMIASAMRPVGIGDLLARVEKLRRTLEAEGLTSAARKRPLPALPNLIGLVTGKNSDALKDVMRNAHLRWPEARFEIREVAVQGANAPREVMAAVAELDVHPEVDVIIIARGGGALEEVVLPFSDEALVRAVAATHTPVVSAIGHEADRPVLDDVADVRASTPTDAAKRVVPDATLEREAISAARMRLASGVERLVVQEAQSLQALRTRPVMAQPERLVDERAQDLERWRGRARTSLSGRLDREHDAVGHLRARVRSLSPQKTLDRGYAVVQHQGEVVRHAGRVATGDRLDILVAAGRIGATVTDTTDPADPANHTATTTAEETA; from the coding sequence ATGGACGACCAGCCGTCACCGGCACCCCTCCCGGCCACCGCCTCCGGGACCGCGCCGGATGCCCCGTGGCCGTTGCGGGTCCTCTCGGAGAATCTCAAGAAGTACTTCGAGCGTGCTCCGGAAGCCTGGATCGAGGGACAGCTGATCGAGTTCAAGGTGATCCGCGGCAATGCCTGGATGACCCTGCGTGACCTGGACGAGGACTACTCGCTGCCGGTGACCGCCTGGCGGAACGTTGCCTCGACTCTGGAGGGCGCGGTCGAGCAGGGGTCCCGAGTGGTGGCGTGCGTCAAGCCCAGCTTCTACACGAAGACCGGCCGGCTGAACATGATCGCCTCCGCCATGCGGCCGGTCGGCATCGGGGACCTGCTGGCCCGGGTGGAGAAGCTCCGCCGGACACTGGAGGCCGAGGGCCTGACCTCGGCGGCCCGCAAACGGCCGCTGCCCGCGCTGCCGAACCTGATCGGCCTGGTCACGGGCAAGAACTCGGATGCCCTGAAGGACGTCATGCGCAACGCCCACCTGCGCTGGCCGGAGGCCCGCTTCGAAATCCGCGAGGTGGCCGTGCAGGGGGCGAACGCGCCGCGGGAGGTGATGGCCGCCGTCGCCGAGCTGGACGTCCACCCGGAGGTGGACGTGATCATCATCGCGCGCGGTGGGGGCGCGCTCGAGGAGGTCGTGCTGCCGTTCTCGGACGAAGCCCTCGTCCGCGCCGTGGCCGCCACGCACACGCCGGTGGTCTCCGCCATCGGGCATGAGGCCGACCGCCCCGTACTGGATGACGTGGCCGATGTCCGGGCCTCCACCCCCACGGACGCCGCCAAGCGGGTGGTCCCGGACGCCACGCTCGAGCGTGAGGCGATCTCCGCAGCCCGGATGCGCCTGGCCTCCGGAGTGGAACGCCTGGTGGTGCAGGAGGCCCAGTCCCTGCAGGCCCTGCGCACCCGGCCTGTGATGGCCCAACCGGAACGCCTGGTGGACGAACGCGCACAGGACCTGGAACGGTGGCGGGGGCGGGCCCGCACCTCGCTGTCCGGCCGGCTGGATCGGGAGCACGACGCCGTAGGGCACCTGCGCGCGAGGGTCCGGTCGCTGTCCCCCCAGAAGACCCTGGACCGCGGCTACGCGGTCGTCCAACACCAGGGTGAGGTGGTCCGCCACGCTGGCCGGGTCGCCACCGGGGACCGATTGGACATCCTGGTGGCCGCCGGCCGGATCGGCGCCACCGTCACGGATACCACCGATCCCGCTGATCCTGCCAACCACACCGCAACCACGACCGCCGAGGAGACCGCATGA